The genomic interval GGAATTTCATCCCTATAAACCTTTCACAATGAAGGGTTTATGACTCTCTAAAGAACATGTTCTAGAATGTCGGGTCAAGCCGGAAAAACGTCATAAAATAGTAACGTTACGTTTGCTTTCAAGCTCTTACAAACCAACGCCATAGCGCCTTGAAACATGTTTCACTCTGTTGCAAACTGATCATGGGTAGCCTCATCTAAGGGTCTTTGGATGCGGGTTTAAAAACCATTCTAGTAAATACCCACGGGGGCTCTGATGACGTCAATTCCTATCGAAAACACAAGTACTGAGGATCGAGTAGATGCCCCAGCACTCCACTGGTGGGTTTCCATCATTGGTGGGCTGACGCTCCTAGGATTTCAAGGACTACACACCGAATTCTACACATGGTGGGTAGCCAACATGCACGCGTTGCCGGCTCAAAATGTCATGGCCTGGATTTTTGTGGCGTGCTTACCCATTCATCTTTACGAAGCGGTTTATGTTTACCGAGTAGCACAGCATATCGGGATGCCTAAATCGGCCATGGGATGGGCCGTTCAAACTTTCGTTTTGGGATATCCCTCGACCCACCTCATCCGTAAACGCGCCAAGGCCATGGGAGCATCCAAGTGAGCACAGCAGCAGTACAAAATCCTCCCACCGGACTCAAGGCTCCCGGCCCAGAGGGAAAGTTTCTAATTGGCAGCACTCTCGACTTTCAAAAAGCACCACTCCAATTTTGTCTGGACATGGCAGAAAAATATGGAGACATCTGTAAATTCAAGGTTGGGCTCGACACGTGGCATCTAGTAAACAATGCCGAATTCATTCATGACGTAACAGTCAAGAAGGCCAATATCTTCCACAAACCCAGGCTCGCCAAAAGGCTCTGGAAACCCTTCTTGGGCGATGGCGTACTCTCTTTGGATGGCAGTGCTTGGAAGCGTCTTTCACGAATGATCAAACCCGGCTTCCATAAAAAGCGAATCGATGCATACGGCGAAATCATGGTACAGCATACTCTAGAGATGCTAGAGACCTGGAAGAATGGTCCACGGGAAGACATCTGCGCAGACATGACAGCCGTTACCCTACGTATTGTCGCCAAAACTCTCTTCGACGCAGACGTAACTGGCGGAGATACCGATATTGTTGGAAGTTCAATGCATACCCTTCAAGAGTGCATGGTTGAACATATCAATATGCCCCTGCCCGTTCCAAAGTGGTGGCCCGGCGCTACAAACAAACGAAAACTTAAAGCCATCGCAGATATCGAAAATATCGTTCAAGGCATCATCGATGAGAGGCGCGCCTCTAAACAAGACAGAGGCGACCTACTTTCAATGATGGTCTTCGCCCAGGACGAAGAAGGCAAAGGTATGAACAATACCGAGCTACGAGATCAAGCCATGACACTGATTTTCGCAGGACATGAAACAACCGCCATGGCTCTCAGTTGGATGGCTTATCTCATGGGACAGCATCAGGACGTTGTTCAAAAAATGCGAGACGAAATTCAGGAAGCTGTTGGTGACGGTATCCTCTCTGTTTCGGATCTTCCCAAGCTTCCTTACCTAGAGATGGTGGTGAAAGAGTCCATGCGGATCTTACCATCGGTTTGGGCATTTATGAGGGAGCCGACTGAGGATGTTCAAATGGGAGACTATGTGATCCCGAAAGGTGACCAGGTCTTGGTAAGCCCCTATGTTATTCATCACAACCCTAAGTATTTCGACAATCCCGATGAGTTCCGACCAGAACGTTTCACCCCTGAAAATGAGCGGAAGCTTCCTAAAGGGGCATATGTACCTTTCGCTGCGGGTGCGCGAGTATGTTTGGGCAAGGCGTTTGCCATGATGGAAGCACGACTGATTTTAGGAACCATGGTTCAACACGTCGATTTTGAAGTCGCTAACGATTTTGAATTGGACTTTCTAGCTCAACTATCTTTAAGTCAACGTGGTGGTCTTCCCATGAACGTTAATTTTATAAGAGAGCCCTCTTCAAAGGCTGGCTGATAACGAGAAGGAGATTCCTGTGGCTGAATCTATACCAGAAAAAACAATCTTTCCGCGCGGCTGGTTTGCCGTAGGCTACTCTGACGAAATTAAAAGTGGAGAAGTAAAGGGCCTCGCATACTTCGGCACAAAGTACGCAGCTTTTCGAGACGAGGAAGGAAAGCTTTCCATTCTAGACGCGTACTGTCCTCACCTCGGCGCTGATATGAGTGTCGGTGGTAAAGTAGAGAGCGGATGCATACGTTGTCCGTTCCATGCATGGAAATTCGATGGTAGTGGCAAGTGCACTGAGGTACCCTATGCAAAAAAAATTCCTCGAGGAGCAAAGGTAGGCAGTCACCCCGTCTCTGAGGTCAACGGAATCGTATTCATGTGGCACGACCCTTCCGGAGAAGAACCACACTACGAAATACCCGTCGTTGAACAGCACAGCTCAGACGACTGGTTAGACTGGTCCATAAACTCCGTAGTCATCAAAACCCATCCGCGTGAAGTTGTAGAAAATGTAGCAGACGCCGCACACTTCCCAACGGTTCACAACACCCATGTCGATAAATTTGACAACATCTATGAAGAACATAAAGCGACTCAACTCACTGAGGGCAT from Deltaproteobacteria bacterium carries:
- a CDS encoding DUF4499 domain-containing protein; protein product: MTSIPIENTSTEDRVDAPALHWWVSIIGGLTLLGFQGLHTEFYTWWVANMHALPAQNVMAWIFVACLPIHLYEAVYVYRVAQHIGMPKSAMGWAVQTFVLGYPSTHLIRKRAKAMGASK
- a CDS encoding cytochrome P450, coding for MSTAAVQNPPTGLKAPGPEGKFLIGSTLDFQKAPLQFCLDMAEKYGDICKFKVGLDTWHLVNNAEFIHDVTVKKANIFHKPRLAKRLWKPFLGDGVLSLDGSAWKRLSRMIKPGFHKKRIDAYGEIMVQHTLEMLETWKNGPREDICADMTAVTLRIVAKTLFDADVTGGDTDIVGSSMHTLQECMVEHINMPLPVPKWWPGATNKRKLKAIADIENIVQGIIDERRASKQDRGDLLSMMVFAQDEEGKGMNNTELRDQAMTLIFAGHETTAMALSWMAYLMGQHQDVVQKMRDEIQEAVGDGILSVSDLPKLPYLEMVVKESMRILPSVWAFMREPTEDVQMGDYVIPKGDQVLVSPYVIHHNPKYFDNPDEFRPERFTPENERKLPKGAYVPFAAGARVCLGKAFAMMEARLILGTMVQHVDFEVANDFELDFLAQLSLSQRGGLPMNVNFIREPSSKAG
- a CDS encoding aromatic ring-hydroxylating dioxygenase subunit alpha, giving the protein MAESIPEKTIFPRGWFAVGYSDEIKSGEVKGLAYFGTKYAAFRDEEGKLSILDAYCPHLGADMSVGGKVESGCIRCPFHAWKFDGSGKCTEVPYAKKIPRGAKVGSHPVSEVNGIVFMWHDPSGEEPHYEIPVVEQHSSDDWLDWSINSVVIKTHPREVVENVADAAHFPTVHNTHVDKFDNIYEEHKATQLTEGIAYPRGGGEDKFTLNATYHGPAYQVTYMKGVIESIYFQAHTPIDENTLQLRFGVSLPVLGGDTEKSKKFAAMYVQNLTTGYHEDIQIWEHKTYKDRPILAPGDGPIGKLRKWYSQFFIPRAE